One window of the Rosa rugosa chromosome 3, drRosRugo1.1, whole genome shotgun sequence genome contains the following:
- the LOC133738660 gene encoding probable flavin-containing monooxygenase 1, which translates to MGKKVAIIGAGISGLLACKYTLSKDFQPIVFESSSTIGGVWTKTIKSTKLQTPKAVYQFSDFPWPSSLTEDFPNQHQVMDYIQSYAQHFDLLRHIKFSTKVCGIEYEGPSEDEMQSWSVWGGTGEPFSSKGKWKVMVEDKQSPSTEVYLVDFVVLCIGRFSGIPNIPKFPPNKGPEEFHGDVIHSMEYASKDYESAAEFVKGKQVTVVGFQKSALDIAMECSNANGVEHPCTVLYKTEHWNVPARVPLEYLYLNRFSELLVHKPGEGLLLSLLATILSPLRWAFSKFVESYIDKKLGLSKYGMVPKHSFLQEISSCLISTVPEKFYDRVQEGSILLKKSPKSFSFCREGILVEGENSPVKTDLVILATGFRGDEKLKDIFVSPTFQDYIAGSPKSILPLYRLVN; encoded by the exons ATGGGGAAGAAGGTGGCCATAATAGGAGCTGGGATCAGTGGCCTTCTTGCCTGCAAGTACACCCTTTCAAAGGACTTTCAACCCATCGTGTTCGAATCCTCGAGCACCATCGGAGGGGTATGGaccaaaactattaagagtacCAAGCTCCAAACTCCTAAAGCAGTCTACCAATTCTCGGATTTTCCATGGCCTTCTTCATTGACAGAGGACTTTCCAAACCAGCATCAAGTTATGGATTACATCCAATCATACGCTCAACATTTCGACTTGCTCAGGCACATCAAATTCAGTACTAAAGTGTGTGGTATAGAGTATGAAGGCCCATCTGAGGATGAGATGCAATCATGGAGTGTCTGGGGCGGCACCGGTGAGCCTTTCAGCTcgaaagggaaatggaaagttaTGGTAGAAGACAAACAAAGCCCTTCAACTGAG GTTTACTTGGTAGACTTTGTAGTCCTCTGCATTGGACGATTCAGTGGTATTCCAAACATTCCTAAATTTCCTCCGAACAAGGGTCCAGAAGAATTTCATGGTGATGTCATACACTCGATGGAATATGCTTCCAAGGATTATGAAAGCGCTGCTGAATTTGTGAAAGGAAAGCAAGTAACAGTTGTTGGGTTTCAGAAATCTGCATTGGACATTGCAATGGAGTGCTCAAATGCAAATG GGGTAGAACATCCATGTACAGTGTTGTACAAGACAGAACACTGGAATGTTCCTGCCCGTGTGCCTCTCGAATACCTATACCTCAATCGCTTCTCGGAGCTTTTGGTTCATAAGCCTGGTGAAGGCCTCCTACTCAGTCTCCTTGCAACAATTCTTTCACCTCTG AGATGGGCATTTTCAAAATTTGTTGAAAGCTACATAGATAAGAAGCTTGGATTATCCAAGTATGGAATGGTACCTAAGCATAGTTTCCTTCAAGAAATCAGTTCCTGTCTGATCTCAACCGTGCCTGAAAAATTCTATGACCGAGTCCAAGAAGGAAGCATTTTACTTAAGAAATCTCCCAAAAGCTTCAGCTTTTGCCGAGAAGGCATTTTGGTTGAAGGAGAAAACTCCCCTGTAAAGACAGATTTGGTCATATTGGCTACTGGATTTAGAGGTGATGAGAAGCTTAAAGACATCTTTGTGTCACCAACATTTCAAGACTACATAGCTGGATCACCTAAGTCCATTTTACCTCTCTACAGGTTAGTTAATTAG
- the LOC133739824 gene encoding protein DETOXIFICATION 45, chloroplastic-like encodes MTLGTSMAARQGPVAMAAHQICIQVWLVVSLLTDALATSGQALIASYSSKGEYKIVKEITDFMLKIGLFIGVSLAVILGTSFGSIATLFTKDAAVLEILRSGVLFVSASQPLTS; translated from the exons ATGACATTAGGAACATCAATGGCTGCTCGTCAAGGTCCAGTAGCTATGGCTGCTCATCAGATATGTATACAAGTATGGTTGGTTGTATCCCTTCTAACTGATGCACTCGCTACCTCTGGTCAG GCCCTGATTGCGAGTTATTCATCAAAAGGCGAATACAAAATTGTTAAAGAGATTACTGACTTCATGCTGAAG ATAGGATTGTTTATAGGTGTTTCATTGGCTGTAATTCTGGGAACATCTTTTGGTTCTATAGCGACCTTGTTCACCAAGGATGCTGCAGTATTGGAGATCCTTAGATCTGGGGTATTG TTTGTCAGTGCTAGTCAACCTTTGACTTCTTAA